A window of the Natronomonas salina genome harbors these coding sequences:
- a CDS encoding class I fructose-bisphosphate aldolase, which yields MIPIDDTPLCRDGKVLILAYDHGLEHGPVDFDAVPESADPERTFEAATHPAVTSVAVQKGLAEAYYPSYQDEVDLLMKLNGTSNLWMGEPDSAVNCTVDYAAEVGASAVGFTLYGGSNHEIEMAEEFRDAQEQAREHDLPVVMWSYPRGQGLKNDTKPSTISYAARLALELGADVAKVKHPGSQSAMEDAVRMAGPTKVVMSGGSKTTDRDFLESVKETIDAGGKGLAVGRNVWQREDPTKILDALEQVIFEEASVDEALSAAE from the coding sequence ATGATTCCCATCGACGACACCCCGCTGTGCCGGGACGGGAAGGTTCTCATCCTCGCGTACGACCACGGCCTCGAACACGGCCCGGTCGACTTCGACGCGGTACCGGAGAGCGCCGATCCCGAGCGGACCTTCGAGGCGGCGACCCACCCCGCGGTCACGTCCGTCGCGGTCCAGAAGGGCCTCGCCGAGGCCTACTACCCGAGCTACCAGGACGAGGTCGACCTGCTGATGAAGCTCAACGGCACGTCGAACCTCTGGATGGGCGAACCCGATTCGGCGGTCAACTGCACCGTCGACTACGCGGCCGAGGTCGGCGCGTCGGCCGTCGGCTTCACGCTCTACGGCGGCTCCAACCACGAGATCGAGATGGCCGAGGAGTTCCGCGACGCCCAGGAGCAGGCCCGCGAACACGACCTCCCGGTCGTCATGTGGTCCTACCCGCGCGGGCAGGGCCTCAAGAACGACACGAAGCCGTCGACCATCTCCTACGCCGCGCGCCTCGCCCTCGAGCTCGGTGCCGACGTCGCGAAGGTCAAGCACCCCGGCAGCCAGTCGGCGATGGAGGACGCCGTCCGGATGGCCGGCCCGACGAAGGTCGTCATGTCCGGCGGCTCGAAGACGACCGACCGCGACTTCCTCGAGAGCGTCAAGGAGACCATCGACGCCGGCGGGAAGGGCCTCGCGGTCGGCCGGAACGTCTGGCAGCGCGAGGACCCGACGAAGATCCTCGACGCCCTCGAGCAGGTCATCTTCGAGGAGGCCAGCGTCGACGAGGCGCTCTCGGCGGCCGAATAG
- a CDS encoding class 1 fructose-bisphosphatase, with protein sequence MSDAIDEILDAVAATAPEVRDGLAGRRVYESGENPSGEQQLEADVYADELLEERLLDIDAVGSYASEERDDVVEDDPDAEYHVAADPLDGSSNLKSNNTMGTLFGVYESPLPASGRDLVASGFVLYGPITTMVVARDGGVTEAVLEDDGTRQVVDEDLSLPEEPTVYGFGGRVPQWTDDFAGYVDEVEDELKLRYGGAMIGDVNQVLTYGGIFGYPGLEGRPEGKLRLLFEGHPIAYVVESAGGASSNGERSLLDCEPDGLHQRTPLFVGDDGYIDRLEDALGE encoded by the coding sequence ATGTCCGACGCCATCGACGAGATACTCGACGCGGTCGCCGCGACCGCCCCGGAGGTCCGGGACGGCCTCGCCGGGCGCCGCGTCTACGAGTCCGGGGAGAACCCCTCGGGCGAACAGCAGCTCGAGGCCGACGTCTACGCCGACGAGCTGCTCGAGGAGCGGCTGCTCGACATCGACGCGGTCGGCAGCTACGCCAGCGAGGAACGAGACGACGTGGTAGAGGACGACCCCGACGCCGAGTACCACGTCGCCGCCGACCCGCTCGACGGCTCCTCGAACCTGAAGTCGAACAACACGATGGGGACGCTGTTCGGCGTCTACGAGTCGCCGCTGCCCGCCTCGGGCCGCGACCTCGTCGCCTCCGGGTTCGTCCTCTACGGCCCGATCACGACGATGGTGGTCGCCCGCGACGGCGGGGTCACCGAGGCGGTGCTCGAGGACGATGGGACCAGGCAGGTCGTCGACGAGGACCTCTCGTTGCCCGAGGAACCGACGGTCTACGGCTTCGGCGGTCGCGTCCCGCAGTGGACCGACGACTTCGCCGGCTACGTCGACGAGGTCGAGGACGAACTCAAGCTCCGCTACGGCGGCGCCATGATCGGCGACGTCAACCAGGTGCTCACGTACGGCGGCATCTTCGGCTACCCCGGGCTGGAGGGCCGCCCGGAGGGCAAGCTCCGTCTGCTGTTCGAGGGGCATCCAATCGCCTACGTCGTCGAGTCCGCCGGCGGGGCCTCCTCGAACGGCGAGCGGTCGCTGCTGGACTGCGAACCCGACGGCCTCCACCAGCGGACGCCGCTGTTCGTCGGCGACGACGGCTACATCGACCGGCTCGAGGACGCCCTCGGCGAATAA
- a CDS encoding VTT domain-containing protein, with protein sequence MYGALTETGAGLIVQYGLVLLLVVFVLEGALVGKLIPTRALFVAAVLAVGSDGVVAVVAAAVVGATLGQLVLFGLVRYTAAGPATLPGPDGLEGGRLDEWFDRWGLSAVAVSNTLPVARGSLTVPAALSETTPARFSASSLAGSAVYACGLLVVALGLEALLAGF encoded by the coding sequence ATGTACGGTGCACTGACCGAGACGGGAGCGGGGCTCATCGTCCAGTACGGACTCGTCCTCCTGCTCGTCGTCTTCGTCCTGGAGGGCGCCCTCGTCGGGAAGCTGATCCCGACCCGCGCGCTCTTCGTGGCCGCGGTGCTGGCCGTCGGCAGCGACGGCGTCGTCGCGGTCGTCGCGGCCGCGGTCGTCGGCGCCACGCTCGGCCAGCTGGTGCTCTTCGGCCTCGTGCGGTACACGGCCGCCGGTCCAGCGACGCTCCCCGGCCCGGACGGCCTGGAGGGAGGCCGCCTCGACGAGTGGTTCGACCGGTGGGGGCTGTCGGCCGTCGCCGTCTCGAACACGCTGCCGGTCGCCCGCGGCTCGCTGACCGTCCCGGCGGCGTTGTCCGAGACGACGCCGGCCCGCTTCTCGGCGTCCTCGCTGGCCGGTTCCGCCGTCTACGCCTGTGGCCTGCTGGTGGTGGCGTTGGGCCTCGAGGCACTGCTCGCGGGCTTCTGA
- a CDS encoding redoxin domain-containing protein, producing the protein MIQTGQKAPDFALPGVERGRPDVYDLHRAIGDDAVLLWFFPATFLPTATAELCAIRDAGWHDLDGLAVWGVSMDSIYAASAYADDFDLPFVLLGDGGSAAEYYGVRYEEWEGHYGAPKRAAFLVGDDWTVDTAWASDDAFERSDPSPVEAVADSVGESFPEADTDVSVDYDAYFG; encoded by the coding sequence ATGATCCAGACGGGCCAGAAGGCCCCCGACTTCGCGCTACCGGGCGTCGAGCGCGGCCGGCCGGACGTCTACGACCTCCACCGCGCCATCGGCGACGACGCCGTCCTGCTGTGGTTCTTCCCGGCGACGTTCCTCCCGACGGCGACGGCGGAGCTGTGTGCCATCCGCGACGCGGGCTGGCACGACCTCGACGGGCTGGCGGTGTGGGGCGTCTCGATGGACAGCATCTACGCGGCGTCGGCCTACGCCGACGACTTCGACCTGCCGTTCGTGCTCCTCGGCGACGGCGGCAGCGCCGCCGAGTACTACGGCGTCCGGTACGAGGAGTGGGAGGGCCACTACGGCGCGCCGAAGCGGGCGGCGTTCCTGGTCGGCGACGACTGGACCGTCGACACGGCCTGGGCGAGCGACGACGCCTTCGAGCGGTCTGACCCCTCGCCGGTCGAGGCCGTCGCCGACAGCGTCGGCGAGTCGTTCCCCGAAGCCGACACCGACGTCTCCGTCGACTACGACGCCTACTTCGGCTGA
- a CDS encoding PH domain-containing protein, translating into MTDDWLVLDPGEAVEWAARPRLMRAAPAVVASLVIAAVALGDAAALDPLALVALLVAPAPGLYGYLRVVNTRFVVTDRSVHRKRGIVGVDIRTVELDRVQNTRSARGVLGNAFGYGTVEIEVAGGSDLRFYDVYDPDDVRRLVERLSGARESIPGTVEQWRAVRDELRAIRRLVDAQPK; encoded by the coding sequence ATGACGGACGACTGGCTCGTCCTCGATCCGGGCGAGGCGGTCGAGTGGGCGGCCCGGCCGCGGCTCATGCGCGCCGCGCCGGCGGTCGTCGCGAGCCTCGTTATCGCTGCGGTCGCTCTCGGGGATGCCGCCGCCCTGGACCCGCTCGCGCTCGTCGCCCTCCTCGTCGCACCGGCACCGGGACTCTACGGCTACCTCCGCGTCGTCAATACGCGGTTCGTCGTTACCGACCGGAGCGTCCACCGGAAGCGGGGCATCGTCGGCGTCGACATCCGAACCGTCGAACTCGACCGGGTCCAGAACACCCGTTCCGCGCGCGGCGTCCTCGGGAACGCCTTCGGCTACGGGACCGTCGAGATCGAGGTGGCAGGCGGCAGCGACCTCCGGTTCTACGACGTCTACGATCCCGACGACGTGCGGCGGCTCGTCGAGCGCCTGAGCGGCGCGCGGGAGTCGATCCCGGGAACCGTCGAGCAGTGGCGGGCGGTCCGGGACGAACTGCGGGCGATCCGGCGTCTCGTCGACGCTCAGCCGAAGTAG
- a CDS encoding PH domain-containing protein — protein sequence MSEDPPTFDWLTLDGDEELLWSSRPHRSSLVPALVVGIPLSFVLIGIPLVVGAYLTYTNTHYVVTDQGLYKKTGILSRDVQKIGFDKVQNTSYSQSAVGSYFGYGNVDVSTAGSGGVEMRFRSVPDPAGVQQRINRQIKTADPSRDEKTDVLDEVLEELRAIRAALEDDR from the coding sequence ATGTCCGAGGACCCTCCGACGTTCGACTGGCTGACCCTCGACGGCGACGAGGAACTCCTGTGGTCGAGCCGACCGCACCGGAGCAGTCTCGTCCCGGCCCTCGTCGTCGGCATCCCGCTGTCGTTCGTCCTGATCGGCATCCCGCTGGTGGTCGGCGCCTACCTCACGTACACGAACACCCACTACGTCGTCACCGACCAGGGCCTGTACAAGAAGACCGGGATCCTCTCGCGGGACGTCCAGAAGATCGGCTTCGACAAGGTCCAGAACACCTCCTACAGTCAGAGCGCCGTCGGCTCGTACTTCGGCTACGGCAACGTCGACGTCTCGACGGCCGGCAGCGGCGGCGTCGAGATGCGGTTCCGGTCGGTGCCCGACCCCGCCGGCGTCCAGCAGCGGATCAACCGGCAGATCAAGACCGCCGACCCCTCGCGCGACGAGAAGACGGACGTCCTCGACGAGGTCCTCGAGGAACTCCGCGCGATCCGGGCCGCCCTCGAGGACGACCGATGA
- a CDS encoding NUDIX hydrolase translates to METTRHFVATCYVVNDGATLLHEHDTLDMWLPPGGHVDRDELPHETALRETYEETGLEPDLVADAGPYDTGQVESLPRPTAFLLEDIDVREDGTVAHQHVDFVYVGRVDTRTVDPAGRDEAPADAWRWVTPAELDAEADRFADDVRDVGKRAVDLVERNSAGV, encoded by the coding sequence ATGGAGACGACCCGCCACTTCGTCGCGACCTGCTACGTCGTCAACGACGGCGCGACGCTCCTGCACGAACACGATACGCTGGACATGTGGCTGCCGCCCGGCGGCCACGTCGACCGCGACGAACTCCCCCACGAGACCGCGCTCCGCGAGACCTACGAGGAGACCGGCCTCGAACCGGACCTGGTCGCCGACGCCGGCCCCTACGACACCGGCCAGGTCGAGTCGCTGCCCCGCCCGACCGCGTTCCTGCTCGAGGACATCGACGTCCGCGAGGACGGCACCGTCGCCCACCAGCACGTCGACTTCGTCTACGTCGGGCGCGTGGACACCCGAACCGTCGACCCCGCCGGCCGCGACGAGGCCCCGGCGGACGCCTGGCGGTGGGTAACCCCGGCGGAGCTCGACGCCGAGGCCGACCGATTCGCCGACGACGTTCGCGACGTGGGGAAGCGGGCGGTCGATCTCGTCGAGCGGAACTCGGCGGGAGTATAA
- a CDS encoding universal stress protein, which yields MTHVVLAVDDDEDRAILQAERIRDLDWAPDEIRVTVLHVFTENREGASVSQFGPAREARDVLEDAGIEVTLDERSGEPEVEIVRYAERDADLVCVAGRKRSPAGKAMFGSVSQSIMLDTDLPVLFCPFDE from the coding sequence ATGACGCACGTGGTGCTCGCGGTGGACGACGACGAAGACCGGGCGATTCTACAGGCCGAGCGGATCCGGGACCTCGACTGGGCGCCGGACGAAATCCGGGTGACCGTCCTGCACGTCTTCACGGAGAACCGTGAGGGCGCGTCGGTCAGTCAGTTCGGCCCCGCCAGGGAGGCCCGGGACGTCCTCGAGGACGCCGGGATCGAGGTGACCCTCGACGAGCGGAGCGGCGAACCAGAGGTCGAGATCGTCCGGTACGCCGAGCGGGACGCGGACCTCGTCTGCGTCGCCGGCCGCAAGCGCTCGCCGGCCGGGAAGGCGATGTTCGGCAGCGTCTCGCAGTCGATCATGCTGGACACCGACCTGCCGGTGCTGTTCTGCCCGTTCGACGAGTGA